One part of the Streptomyces ferrugineus genome encodes these proteins:
- a CDS encoding response regulator transcription factor: MTRVLLAEDDASISEPLARALRREGYEVEVREDGPTALDAGMKGGVDLVVLDLGLPGMDGLEVARRLRADGHTVPILILTARADEVDTVVGLDAGADDYVTKPFRLAELLARVRALLRRGAAEPQQPPATHGVRIDVESHRAWMGDEELQLTAKEFDLLRVLVRDAGRVVTRDQLMREVWDTTWWSSTKTLDMHISWLRKKLGDDAANPRYIATVRGVGFRFEKS, translated from the coding sequence ATGACCCGAGTACTGCTCGCCGAGGACGACGCGTCCATTTCGGAGCCGCTGGCCCGCGCACTGCGCCGGGAAGGGTACGAGGTCGAGGTGCGCGAGGACGGCCCCACCGCGCTCGACGCAGGAATGAAGGGCGGAGTCGACCTGGTCGTGCTGGACCTCGGCCTGCCCGGCATGGACGGACTGGAGGTGGCACGCCGGCTGCGTGCCGACGGTCACACCGTGCCGATCCTCATCCTGACCGCGCGCGCCGACGAGGTGGACACCGTCGTGGGTCTGGACGCGGGCGCCGACGACTACGTCACCAAGCCGTTCCGGCTCGCCGAGCTGCTCGCCCGGGTGCGGGCGCTGCTGCGGCGCGGGGCGGCGGAGCCGCAGCAGCCGCCGGCCACGCACGGGGTGCGCATCGACGTCGAGTCGCACCGGGCGTGGATGGGCGACGAGGAGCTCCAGCTCACGGCGAAGGAGTTCGACCTGCTGCGGGTGCTGGTGCGGGACGCCGGCCGGGTCGTGACCCGCGACCAGCTGATGCGGGAGGTCTGGGACACGACCTGGTGGTCGTCGACCAAGACGCTCGACATGCACATCTCCTGGCTGCGCAAGAAGCTGGGCGACGACGCGGCGAACCCCCGTTACATCGCGACGGTACGAGGCGTGGGCTTCCGCTTCGAGAAGAGCTGA
- a CDS encoding oligopeptide:H+ symporter, with protein MASSLTKDSARPGTPGSEKTFFGHPRGLATLFMTEMWERFSYYGMRALLPLYLVAPGGLHLNAGTATAIYSVYVSLVYLLTMPGGWFGDRVWGPRKTVAIAGGIIMLGHLTLALPSSGTFYAGLGLVAIGSGLLKANISTMVGHLYDGPDDPRRDGGFTVFYMGINLGAFAAPLIIGTIGENVNWHLGFALAALGMALGLVQFLIGSRHLADRSSVVPTPLSAEEKSSTLRKAAIWAGIAVVVYAIVGFSGNYTLNWILVPLTLLGVIIPTMVLVRIKRDKDLDRPEQSKMSAYIWFFVAAAVFWMIYDQGGSTLSIFAESSADNSVFGWAFPVSWYQSVNPVLIMALAPVFAWFWLALNRRGKEPSTIVKFGSGLVLVGASFFLFLAPLTIAEGGHKAAAMWLVAIYFTQTVGELLLSPVGLSVTTKMAPAKYASQMMGVWFLAVTAGDATTGLLSIAGVDLNKTNIVALEATLAVLAGAAVWMYRRKVKELMGDVR; from the coding sequence ATGGCGTCCAGCCTGACGAAGGACTCGGCCCGCCCGGGCACCCCCGGCTCCGAGAAGACCTTCTTCGGCCACCCCCGCGGACTGGCCACTCTCTTCATGACCGAGATGTGGGAGCGTTTCTCCTACTACGGCATGAGGGCCCTGCTCCCGCTGTACCTCGTCGCTCCGGGCGGCCTGCACCTCAACGCGGGGACGGCGACCGCGATCTACTCCGTGTACGTGTCGCTGGTGTACCTGCTCACCATGCCCGGCGGCTGGTTCGGTGACCGGGTCTGGGGTCCGCGCAAGACCGTCGCCATCGCGGGCGGCATCATCATGCTCGGCCACCTCACCCTGGCCCTGCCCTCCTCCGGCACGTTCTACGCCGGTCTCGGCCTGGTCGCCATCGGTTCGGGTCTGCTGAAGGCCAACATCTCGACGATGGTCGGCCACCTCTACGACGGGCCGGACGACCCGCGCCGCGACGGCGGCTTCACCGTCTTCTACATGGGCATCAACCTCGGCGCCTTCGCGGCCCCGCTGATCATCGGCACCATCGGTGAGAACGTCAACTGGCACCTCGGCTTCGCGCTCGCCGCGCTCGGCATGGCGCTGGGCCTCGTCCAGTTCCTGATCGGCTCGCGCCACCTGGCCGACCGCTCCAGCGTCGTCCCGACGCCGCTGTCCGCCGAGGAGAAGTCCTCGACGCTGCGCAAGGCGGCGATCTGGGCCGGTATCGCGGTCGTCGTCTACGCGATCGTCGGCTTCTCCGGCAACTACACGCTGAACTGGATCCTGGTGCCGCTGACGCTGCTCGGCGTCATCATCCCGACCATGGTTCTGGTCCGCATCAAGCGCGACAAGGACCTGGACCGCCCCGAGCAGTCCAAGATGTCCGCGTACATCTGGTTCTTCGTGGCCGCGGCCGTGTTCTGGATGATCTACGACCAGGGCGGCTCGACGCTGTCGATCTTCGCCGAGTCCTCCGCCGACAACAGCGTCTTCGGCTGGGCCTTCCCGGTCTCCTGGTACCAGTCGGTCAACCCGGTCCTGATCATGGCGCTGGCCCCGGTCTTCGCCTGGTTCTGGCTGGCGCTGAACCGGCGCGGCAAGGAGCCGAGCACGATCGTGAAGTTCGGCTCGGGTCTGGTCCTGGTCGGCGCGTCCTTCTTCCTCTTCCTGGCCCCGCTGACGATCGCCGAGGGCGGTCACAAGGCGGCCGCGATGTGGCTGGTGGCGATCTACTTCACGCAGACCGTGGGTGAGCTGCTGCTGTCGCCGGTGGGTCTGTCGGTGACGACGAAGATGGCTCCCGCGAAGTACGCCTCGCAGATGATGGGCGTCTGGTTCCTCGCCGTCACCGCGGGTGACGCGACGACCGGTCTGCTCTCCATCGCCGGGGTCGACCTGAACAAGACGAACATCGTGGCCCTGGAGGCCACGCTCGCCGTCCTGGCCGGTGCCGCGGTGTGGATGTACCGCCGGAAGGTCAAGGAACTCATGGGCGACGTACGCTAG